The following are from one region of the Methanobrevibacter sp. genome:
- a CDS encoding zinc ribbon domain-containing protein, which translates to MNENFKSKLTYEKKAWFGIVPIIAMVAMMGAGILYLDAVRCILVLLPAIFLVLPYEKLRHNEALAIVCGIVVVISLLFYIWTLISYNSGFYFYISYGQLYIVIHVLIIALHVYELFCSYLLFIPTDGSVGNAAIPNANMNAAANTRFCKECGAKVNANLTFCSQCGKKL; encoded by the coding sequence ATGAATGAAAATTTTAAATCTAAGCTTACTTATGAGAAGAAAGCATGGTTTGGGATAGTGCCTATAATTGCCATGGTCGCAATGATGGGTGCGGGCATTTTGTATCTCGATGCAGTGAGATGCATACTGGTGCTCCTGCCGGCAATATTTCTGGTGCTCCCATATGAGAAATTAAGGCACAATGAGGCTTTGGCCATCGTGTGCGGAATTGTTGTAGTGATAAGCCTGCTCTTCTATATATGGACACTTATATCATATAATTCAGGTTTCTATTTTTATATCAGTTATGGACAACTGTATATTGTGATACATGTTTTAATTATAGCATTGCACGTTTATGAGCTGTTCTGCTCATATCTCCTGTTCATTCCAACAGATGGCTCAGTCGGAAACGCTGCAATTCCAAACGCCAATATGAATGCGGCTGCGAATACAAGATTCTGCAAAGAATGCGGTGCAAAAGTCAATGCAAACTTGACTTTCTGTTCACAATGCGGGAAAAAACTGTAG
- a CDS encoding zinc ribbon domain-containing protein translates to MTFDGFKSKITFDNKTLFGLALILACIVLYRFNMLYNDFVRAMIIALPGIFLIVPKDTIKFNKILAIICAILLVICLASAFYSLYDTLANYIFGSHYYSSYYSSYYSYSYYTPSYSNGYWYLAEDICLIILSFYGLFCSFLLSIDTDGIENRNPALGNVAALQQAPAQQNTAKFCKECGTEVQGNAPFCPECGKKL, encoded by the coding sequence ATGACTTTTGATGGTTTCAAATCCAAAATTACTTTTGACAACAAGACACTCTTCGGACTGGCTCTTATTCTTGCATGCATTGTCCTTTATAGATTCAACATGCTATACAACGATTTCGTAAGGGCCATGATAATCGCATTGCCTGGAATATTCCTTATAGTTCCGAAAGACACTATCAAGTTCAACAAGATTCTGGCCATTATATGCGCAATACTTCTTGTGATATGTCTGGCATCAGCGTTCTATTCCCTGTATGACACACTGGCAAATTACATATTCGGCTCACACTATTACTCATCCTATTACTCCAGCTATTACTCATATTCATACTACACTCCTTCATATAGCAATGGATACTGGTACTTGGCTGAGGACATATGCCTGATAATATTGTCATTCTACGGACTGTTCTGCTCATTCCTCTTGAGCATAGACACCGATGGAATCGAAAACAGAAATCCTGCCTTGGGCAATGTTGCAGCATTGCAGCAAGCACCTGCCCAGCAAAACACCGCCAAATTCTGCAAAGAATGCGGTACCGAAGTTCAGGGCAATGCCCCGTTCTGTCCGGAATGCGGAAAGAAACTTTAG
- a CDS encoding lectin like domain-containing protein, with amino-acid sequence MKVKSEIFVILIVVCILLSVSAVSASEITSGIDGNSNQHSSMEANWDLNLSSGGDGGSFEDESSFTALSRDINESGEGLKLTHDYRFNESIDKVNLEKWGFILVSVVKDKFVIDGEGHVIDGAGSGASLYLPNAKGEIVINDVTFKNFNVSVLSNYGKVTLNNVSFTGFNNSNSDMIVSYSDSELVANNCSFHSNLANHMIKGEYSRTTVSDSRFYGNCNGGAAIFTSRWQLIVTNSSFEDFTYRNGAIIEFKGDRFELSGSRFVHSRSNLSGGAILAKYFPNIYSSEPVMNYPFVFRDCVFENLSCGNDGGAIHIDLDSASHNIPKTMNVINSNFTGCSARFGGAISILGGTLNVFECNFENNTAGFEGGAIYSSWTNLNITGSSFICNLAAETAGAIYFDKHNLTIAGSSFRDNRAHGESSDATNAIYAHEVDLCFSDCVFENGGLSVYADFAGDCELENVEKNDDIFLLDNHDYILSIENRGIRINLTCNEIVVDELPSKFDARDWGWVTPVKVQGDNDDCWAFATVASLETSLLKSTGVAYNLSQNYVQKLQLKYYDVGDLRNSLTGFSYSGLGYALSWYGVLAMDSEYDDRGMITDVDMDTERIHLQDAIFIYTGLNDTIDQLKRAILKYGAVSVQKWVNEPEEEIPTEGEDIAIMDHDTHFVSLIGWDDSVPIHDDQKGVWIAKDSLYGFSPLAYTTFPQIDYYAIAPQRVAVAYIFENTVDYHVNYQTDLTCLAGFDENYTYYSNEFTSEYDELIGAVGTYFNESGIDYSFDVFINGEKVHSQSGTSEFAGFRTIVLSKYIPIREDDIFKVVFKSNSVPYQAWSRVHYLNGTSLASDNGESWTDFALLNKTVCLKVYTVRDDSEVIGNRDIAVDYSSGSCFSVKVVTADGHAVGAGAIVKFTINGKTVSVRTNSNGVAKIKITQAPGKYTIKTTYNGKTFKNTVNVKHVLTAYKLTVKKTAKKFTLKATLKINGKLQKGKLVSFKLNGKTYKVKTNAKGVAQKTLRKNVIKKLKKGKTYTVKVTYIKDTVKSSVKVM; translated from the coding sequence ATGAAAGTCAAATCTGAAATCTTTGTAATTCTGATTGTTGTCTGCATCCTGTTGAGCGTTTCGGCCGTTTCGGCAAGCGAAATCACCTCCGGCATTGATGGGAACAGCAATCAACACTCAAGCATGGAAGCGAATTGGGATTTGAATCTGAGTTCAGGGGGAGATGGAGGCAGTTTTGAGGATGAATCATCCTTCACTGCCCTTTCCAGGGACATCAACGAATCCGGTGAGGGGCTGAAATTAACCCATGACTACAGGTTCAATGAAAGCATTGACAAGGTCAATCTGGAAAAATGGGGCTTTATCCTGGTTTCTGTAGTTAAGGACAAGTTTGTGATTGACGGTGAAGGTCATGTCATTGACGGTGCCGGAAGCGGAGCATCCCTTTATCTTCCAAATGCCAAAGGGGAAATCGTCATCAATGATGTGACCTTCAAAAACTTCAACGTATCGGTCCTGTCAAACTATGGAAAGGTCACATTGAACAATGTCAGTTTCACAGGATTCAATAACTCGAACAGTGACATGATCGTGTCATATTCCGATTCCGAGCTTGTTGCAAACAACTGCAGTTTCCATTCAAACCTGGCCAACCATATGATAAAGGGTGAATATTCAAGAACAACCGTCAGCGATTCAAGATTTTATGGAAACTGCAATGGGGGAGCCGCAATTTTTACAAGCAGATGGCAGCTGATCGTTACCAACTCCTCCTTTGAGGACTTCACATACAGGAACGGCGCCATAATCGAGTTCAAGGGGGACCGCTTTGAGCTTTCAGGCTCAAGGTTCGTGCATTCCCGTTCCAACTTAAGCGGAGGGGCAATTCTTGCAAAGTATTTCCCGAATATCTATTCAAGTGAGCCGGTCATGAATTATCCGTTTGTGTTCAGGGACTGCGTGTTCGAAAATCTCTCATGCGGAAACGATGGAGGGGCAATTCACATTGACCTTGATTCCGCCTCCCATAACATTCCTAAAACCATGAATGTCATTAATTCCAATTTCACTGGCTGCAGCGCCAGGTTCGGAGGGGCGATATCAATCCTTGGCGGAACATTGAACGTCTTTGAATGCAATTTTGAAAACAACACTGCAGGCTTTGAGGGGGGAGCGATATATTCCTCCTGGACCAATCTCAACATCACAGGCTCAAGCTTCATCTGCAATCTCGCCGCTGAAACTGCCGGAGCGATATACTTCGACAAGCACAATCTGACAATCGCAGGGTCCTCTTTCAGGGACAATAGGGCTCACGGCGAGTCATCCGATGCGACAAATGCAATCTATGCGCATGAGGTTGATTTATGCTTCTCGGATTGTGTCTTTGAGAATGGAGGACTTTCAGTCTATGCGGACTTTGCAGGCGATTGCGAACTTGAAAACGTCGAGAAAAACGATGACATATTCCTTCTGGACAACCATGACTATATCCTCAGCATCGAAAACAGGGGAATCAGGATCAATCTCACATGCAATGAAATAGTGGTCGATGAGCTTCCATCCAAGTTTGATGCTCGTGACTGGGGATGGGTAACACCGGTAAAGGTTCAGGGGGACAACGATGACTGCTGGGCATTTGCCACAGTGGCGTCACTTGAAACCTCCCTTCTCAAATCAACCGGAGTCGCATACAACCTATCCCAGAACTATGTACAGAAGTTGCAGCTGAAATACTATGATGTAGGCGATTTGAGAAACAGCCTGACCGGATTTTCATACAGCGGCCTGGGCTATGCATTGAGCTGGTACGGAGTCCTTGCCATGGACAGTGAATACGATGACCGTGGAATGATTACAGATGTTGACATGGACACGGAGAGGATTCACCTGCAGGATGCCATTTTCATCTACACAGGATTGAACGATACCATAGACCAATTGAAAAGGGCCATACTGAAATATGGAGCGGTATCTGTTCAAAAGTGGGTGAATGAGCCTGAAGAGGAAATACCGACTGAAGGCGAGGACATCGCCATCATGGATCACGACACACATTTCGTTTCACTCATAGGATGGGACGACAGTGTTCCAATCCACGATGACCAGAAAGGCGTTTGGATAGCCAAGGATTCCCTGTACGGCTTCAGCCCGCTTGCATACACCACTTTCCCGCAGATAGACTATTATGCAATTGCACCCCAAAGGGTTGCAGTGGCCTACATCTTCGAGAATACTGTTGATTACCATGTCAACTATCAGACAGATCTCACCTGCCTTGCGGGCTTTGATGAAAACTACACATACTATTCAAATGAGTTCACATCAGAATATGACGAGCTCATCGGAGCGGTGGGAACCTACTTCAACGAGTCCGGAATCGACTATTCGTTTGATGTTTTCATCAATGGCGAAAAGGTCCATTCCCAGAGTGGAACCAGCGAGTTTGCAGGCTTCAGGACAATCGTTTTAAGTAAGTACATTCCAATCAGGGAAGATGACATCTTCAAGGTAGTGTTTAAAAGCAATTCGGTTCCATACCAGGCATGGTCAAGGGTGCATTACCTGAACGGCACATCTCTGGCAAGCGATAATGGCGAAAGCTGGACGGATTTTGCATTATTGAACAAAACAGTTTGTCTCAAGGTCTACACCGTTAGGGACGATAGTGAAGTGATAGGCAACAGGGACATTGCAGTGGACTATTCTTCAGGCTCATGCTTCAGCGTTAAGGTCGTGACTGCTGACGGCCATGCTGTAGGCGCCGGTGCCATAGTCAAGTTCACAATCAACGGCAAGACTGTCTCAGTTAGGACAAACAGCAACGGAGTCGCCAAAATCAAGATAACGCAGGCTCCGGGCAAGTACACCATCAAGACAACCTACAATGGAAAGACCTTCAAGAACACTGTCAACGTAAAGCACGTTCTGACTGCATATAAGCTCACTGTCAAAAAGACTGCAAAGAAATTCACCTTGAAGGCAACACTTAAAATCAACGGAAAGCTCCAGAAAGGCAAGCTGGTGTCATTCAAGCTCAACGGCAAGACCTATAAGGTCAAGACCAATGCAAAAGGTGTTGCGCAAAAGACCTTGCGCAAGAATGTCATAAAGAAGCTCAAGAAAGGCAAGACATACACTGTCAAGGTGACTTACATCAAGGACACAGTAAAATCCAGCGTCAAAGTCATGTAG
- a CDS encoding helix-turn-helix domain-containing protein, giving the protein MDDEMLKKMAYIGISSYRTKAAKTLKDDVKTPTKIAKDTGIRRNHISKVLRELKESGVAECINEEVHRGRLYRLTSVGDEIVDELIRHED; this is encoded by the coding sequence ATGGATGATGAAATGTTAAAAAAGATGGCTTATATTGGCATCTCTTCTTACAGGACAAAGGCGGCAAAGACGCTCAAGGACGATGTCAAGACTCCGACAAAGATCGCCAAGGACACTGGAATCAGGAGAAATCATATCTCAAAGGTCCTTCGCGAGCTGAAGGAATCAGGCGTTGCGGAGTGCATCAATGAGGAGGTCCATCGTGGAAGGCTCTATCGCCTGACAAGCGTTGGCGATGAAATTGTCGATGAGCTCATTCGCCATGAAGATTAA
- a CDS encoding tetratricopeptide repeat protein yields MMNPLNIPDEYVLSRGDGEIAYSFNFTVFEFKDKVRFQVDDIKTSWMGIDDFFIARIQFERLNRCFLEKHLRREIEIRNVIDEGISYLEAERYPKAIKCFDEAICYDDAYAEALLLKSRALFKQSHYVKALRHYRKAVMADNNLRDVDYHKLLLKKSNEERDNFPPIKRNIYAGDEHFARGEYEDAFESYDKALSSPSSFKSKIISKLLNKKASTLIKLKRYGDALDCFNESLNVKDTDCARFGSGLCRYHLGLELNDSFLGELKIPRRLKLKRALILDDIKMHDESIKCIDDMMNSYFFVDDLYLTALSQKIAILNGFGLDASACEKVFKTLKKDYYT; encoded by the coding sequence ATGATGAACCCTCTGAACATTCCTGATGAATATGTCCTATCAAGAGGCGACGGCGAAATCGCCTATAGCTTTAATTTTACTGTTTTTGAATTTAAAGATAAGGTCAGGTTTCAGGTGGATGATATCAAGACCTCCTGGATGGGCATTGATGACTTTTTTATCGCAAGAATTCAGTTCGAAAGGCTGAACAGGTGCTTTCTGGAAAAGCACCTCAGAAGGGAAATCGAGATAAGGAACGTCATTGATGAGGGCATCTCCTATCTTGAGGCCGAAAGGTATCCTAAAGCCATCAAATGCTTTGATGAGGCGATATGCTATGACGACGCTTATGCGGAGGCGTTGCTTTTGAAGTCAAGGGCGCTTTTCAAACAGTCACACTATGTCAAGGCCTTAAGGCATTACAGGAAGGCTGTGATGGCGGATAACAATTTAAGGGATGTCGATTATCATAAGCTATTGCTTAAAAAGTCAAACGAGGAGAGGGACAATTTCCCGCCAATCAAGCGCAATATCTATGCCGGAGACGAGCATTTCGCAAGGGGCGAGTATGAGGATGCCTTTGAAAGCTACGACAAGGCGCTTTCAAGCCCTTCCAGTTTCAAGTCTAAAATCATATCCAAGCTATTGAACAAGAAGGCTTCAACATTAATCAAGCTTAAAAGGTATGGAGATGCTTTGGATTGTTTTAATGAATCATTGAATGTTAAAGATACCGATTGCGCACGTTTCGGCTCAGGCTTGTGCCGGTACCACTTGGGTTTGGAACTGAACGATTCCTTTTTGGGCGAGCTGAAGATTCCAAGAAGGCTGAAGCTTAAAAGGGCACTGATTTTAGATGACATTAAAATGCATGATGAGTCCATCAAATGCATAGATGACATGATGAACAGCTATTTTTTTGTAGATGATTTGTATCTAACGGCACTTTCACAAAAGATTGCAATATTGAATGGCTTTGGTCTAGATGCATCCGCATGTGAAAAGGTATTTAAAACTCTAAAGAAAGATTATTATACATGA